From Carettochelys insculpta isolate YL-2023 chromosome 8, ASM3395843v1, whole genome shotgun sequence, a single genomic window includes:
- the CRYBA2 gene encoding beta-crystallin A2, producing METLGQFKLTVWEEENFQGKRSEFLLECPSLLERGFRKIRSVKVENGPWVGFEYPEYQGQQFILEKGDYPRWEAWSGNSGYRTEHLLSFRPIKCANHSDSKVTLYEAENFQGSTFELSDDFPSLQAMGWGSKEVASIKVHSGAWVGYQYPGYRGYQYVLERDKQNGEFKKYTEYSTQAHSSQLQSIRRVQH from the exons ATGGAGACCCTGGGCCAGTTCAAGCTCACGGTGTGGGAGGAGGAGAATTTCCAGGGCAAACGCAGCGAGTTCCTGCTGGAGTGCCCCAGCCTCCTGGAGCGCGGCTTCCGCAAGATCCGCTCCGTCAAGGTGGAGAATGGCCC CTGGGTGGGCTTCGAGTACCCGGAGTACCAGGGGCAGCAGTTCATCCTGGAGAAGGGCGACTACCCCCGCTGGGAGGCCTGGAGCGGGAACAGCGGCTACCGGACTGAGCACCTGCTGTCCTTCCGGCCCATCAAGTGTGCC AACCACAGTGACAGCAAAGTCACCCTCTACGAGGCGGAGAACTTCCAGGGGAGCACGTTCGAGCTGAGCGACGACTTCCCCTCGCTGCAGGCCATGGGCTGGGGCAGCAAAGAGGTGGCGTCTATCAAGGTGCACTCGGGAGC GTGGGTGGGATACCAGTACCCTGGCTACCGGGGCTACCAGTACGTGCTGGAGCGGGACAAGCAGAACGGGGAGTTTAAGAAGTACACGGAGTACAGTACAcaggcccacagcagccagctccaGTCCATCCGCCGTGTCCAGCACTGA